The Qingrenia yutianensis sequence GACCTGCGCCGTCAAGCTCCGCCGATTCTATAAGGCTTTCGGGGATTGTTGCAAATCCCGCTTTCAGCACAATGAGGTTGTATGCGGAAATTGCCGTCGGAATTATAACCGCGAAAATTTTGTCATACAGACCCAAGTTGTTTACAAGAAGGAAACTCGGAACAAGTCCGCCGTTGAAATACATTGTAAACACTATCATCGGCATAAGAATTTTGTTAAGCACCATTTTGCGTGTGAGAAAATATGCCGCCATTGATGTGAGAAGCATATTTACCGCTGTGCCGACAACCACAATAAATATTGTGTTGAGGTATCCTGTGCCGATATTCGGGTTTGTTAAAACCGTTTTATATGCCGCAAGCGAAAAGCCGAGCGGTTTCCACACAAATCCCACATTTCCCATAACTTTATCCGACTCGCTTATTGAAATCAAAAAGCAGTAGATAATCGGATAAAGTGACAGAATTGCCACAAGTGCGAGCAAAACGGCGTTTATTACAACAAATATTTTTCTTGATACTGTATCTTTTTCCAATTTGCCCACCTCCTAAAACAATCCGTCCTGGCCAAGCTTTTTGGTAAGCCTGTTTGCGGACAAAAGCAATATAACATTTAAAATTGAGTTGAAAAGGTTGATTGCGGTACTGTAACTCCAGCTGAATTCCTGCAAACCTTTTCGGTATACGTAACTTGAAATTACATCAGCCGTTGAGTATATGTTCGGGTTATACAAAAGGATAACTTTCTGATAACCGACCGTCAAAAGCTGACCTACTTTCATAATGAAAAGTATCGAAATTGTCATTGCAATGCCGGGCAGTGTGACGTGCCAAACGCGTCTTAATCTGTTTGCGCCGTCGATTGACGCCGCCTCGTAGAGCTGACCGTCAATTCCGCTCATTGCCGCGATAAATATTATTGAGTTCCAGCCGAGATGCTGCCACGTTGCGGATAATACGTGTATTGCCGGATAATATTTTGCAGCCGACAAAAGCGATGTTTTTTCCATTCCGAAAAGCGAAAGAAACCAAGTGATTATTCCCGTGTCGCTTGTAAACTGCTTAATCATACCGCAAACAACAACAAGCGAAATAAAATGCGGAATATACGAAAGCGACTGAACTGTTCTTTTGAACGCTTTTCCGTTTACTTCGTTAAGCATAAGTGCTAAGATTATGCTCAGCGGGAAGTTTAACACGAGGTCGGATATGCTTAAGCGCAGTGTGTTTTTGATAAGGCGCCAAAAGTATATATCTTTAAAAAAGTTTTTAAAATGAGTAAATCCGACCCACGGACTGCCCAAAAATCCTTTTATCGGCATATAGTTTTTGAATGCTATAATCGCACCGTACATAGGATAATAGCAAAAAATCAAAAAGTATGCAACGACCGGGATAACCATAAGATACATTGAAGGTTTTTTTCGTATATCTTCCGCAAGGAGCGAAAAATAACCTTTCTCTCTGTATTTTCCGATGTCTGTATTTTTACTGAAAGGTTTCATCAAAATCCCCCTAACTATCTCTTTGTATATCGGTCATATGCCGACTGGTACGCATCAAGAATGTCCTGTGCGCCGTTTCCTTTCATATTTTCAATATATTTGTCAAAATTTGAAAGCGGTT is a genomic window containing:
- a CDS encoding carbohydrate ABC transporter permease; protein product: MEKDTVSRKIFVVINAVLLALVAILSLYPIIYCFLISISESDKVMGNVGFVWKPLGFSLAAYKTVLTNPNIGTGYLNTIFIVVVGTAVNMLLTSMAAYFLTRKMVLNKILMPMIVFTMYFNGGLVPSFLLVNNLGLYDKIFAVIIPTAISAYNLIVLKAGFATIPESLIESAELDGAGPWRTLFQIVIPLAKASLAVITLYYAVAHWNDWFNAQIYLQTPKKFPLQLVLRQILLENSGNEVADDLNSTRGERIAETVQYAIIMVATIPILCVYPFIQKYFEKGIMLGAVKG
- a CDS encoding ABC transporter permease — encoded protein: MKPFSKNTDIGKYREKGYFSLLAEDIRKKPSMYLMVIPVVAYFLIFCYYPMYGAIIAFKNYMPIKGFLGSPWVGFTHFKNFFKDIYFWRLIKNTLRLSISDLVLNFPLSIILALMLNEVNGKAFKRTVQSLSYIPHFISLVVVCGMIKQFTSDTGIITWFLSLFGMEKTSLLSAAKYYPAIHVLSATWQHLGWNSIIFIAAMSGIDGQLYEAASIDGANRLRRVWHVTLPGIAMTISILFIMKVGQLLTVGYQKVILLYNPNIYSTADVISSYVYRKGLQEFSWSYSTAINLFNSILNVILLLSANRLTKKLGQDGLF